A stretch of DNA from Nonlabens ponticola:
ACTAGCTCCACGCGTGCAGGAAATTACCATTGATGAAGATTTGCTGTTCTATTATTTAAACTTAACACTAATTGATAAGCGACTCACTCAAACTAATGCGTATCGCACGATTCTATTGAACGCTTCAAACCTCAATCAAGAGCGCTTTTGTAAACTCTTCAATCCATCACTGGAAGGTGGTGTTACATTTCAGCTGCTAGAGGATGGTTACCTTAAGAATAGCTATTGTGAGAATTGCGTTAACTAGATATAGTAGTGCAAATCATGTGACCATCATAAATCAGTACCTTTGTAGACTATTTGACCTACAATTTTATGGACAAGGAACATATATTAAAAGTCGCTCAAGCATGGACGCAAGCACCATTTGACGCGCAAACCATTGCAACGACACAACAACTTATTGACTCACAGTCTGATGAGTACCTAGAGAGTTTTTATAAAGATCTAGAATTTGGTACTGGTGGCATGCGAGGTATCATGGGAATAGGCACCAACCGCATCAATAAGTACACACTAGGCAAAAACACTCAAGGCCTCGCGACTTATCTCAAGACCAGTTTTCCTGGCGAGCAGCTCAAGGTTGCCATCGCTTATGATTGCCGCCACAACAGCAAGGAATTGGCACAAGTAGTCGCACAGGTTTTGAGCGCTAACGATATCCAAGTATTACTGTTTGAAGATTTAAGGCCTACTCCACTATTATCTTACACGGTTAAAGCTCGCAATTGTCACGCAGGTATTGTGCTAACTGCAAGTCATAATCCACCAGAATATAATGGTTACAAAGTGTACTGGCAGGATGGTGGTCAACTGGTACCACCGCAGGATAAAGAACTGTTGCAAACCATTAATGATACCCAATTTGCCGACATCAAATTCGATGGTGACAACGATACAATCGAATTGTTGGGCGATGATGCTGATGCAGCTTTTATCAAAGACAGCGTTAAGGCTGGAAAAGTAGCTGGCGATGTAGATCGCAGTAAGGTAAAAGTAGTTTTTACTAGTCTTCACGGTACGAGCATTACCATTTTACCAGATACACTTGAAGCTGCTGGATATACCGATGTAAACATAGTACAAGAACAAGCAAAGCCTGATGGCGATTTCCCAACCGTGGAATCACCCAATCCTGAAGAACCAGAAGCACTGGCACTTGCCGTGCAATTGGCCAACAAAATTCATGCAGACATCGTCATAGGCACAGATCCTGACAGCGATCGATTAGGTATTGCCGTGCGCGACAATGACCATAAATTATTGCTGCTCAACGGTAATCAGACCATGATTGCCATGACTGCTTTTTTACTAGAACAGACAGAACTGACGAATAAGAAAGATCCTTTTATAGGATCCACCATCGTGAGTACGCCCATGATGAAAGATCTAGCAGCTGGTTTTAATGTTGAGTGTAAAGAAGGCCTTACCGGTTTCAAATGGATCGCGCAGATGATCCAGAATCATCCAAATCAAGATTTCATTGGTGGCGGCGAGGAAAGTTTTGGATATATGGTAGGCGATTTTGTTCGTGACAAGGATGCCGTTACCGCAAGTTTATTGGCTTGTGAACTGTTAGCTTTCGCGAAAGCTAAAAAAACAACACCCTACAACTACCTACTGGAATTGTATGTCAAATACGGTTGTTACCAGGAACGCCTTGTGAGCCTAGTCAAAAAAGGAATAAGCGGCGCGCAGGAAATCAAGCAAATGATGATCGAATTACGTGATAATCCACCACAGGAAATCGCAGGATTTAAGGTGTCCCGTATTGAGGATTATCAATCAGGTAGCTCTCTAAATACAGCAACGGGAAACAAAGAAAATATCGAGTTACCATCATCAAATGTGCTTATTTTTTACCTAGAAAACGGCAGTAAAATAGCGGCTAGACCTAGCGGTACAGAGCCTAAAATCAAATTTTACATCTCAGTAAAAGAAGAGCTGGATCACGCTGATAATTATGATGTTGTAAAGAGTCAATTGGATCAACAAATAGACGCTATTCTTAACAGCCTACAAGTCAATTAATGAATTACTTTAAGGAAATCCTGCAGTACGCAAAGCCTTACAAGGCCTATGGTATAGGGAATATTATTAGTAACATATTTTACGCGCTGTTCAGTACATTGTCATTTTTGGCACTTATTCCTGTACTGCAAGTACTTTTTGAGGAAACGGATCAAGTTTTTGAAAAACCAGTGTGGACTGGTATCGCCACGGCTCGTGATTTCCTGGAAGGTTATGTGAACTACTATGTGTCTGTGGTGGCAGATAACGACAAACAACAGGCTTTGATCATCATGATTGTGCTTGTGCTAAGTATGTTTTTACTCAAGAATGTATTCTCGTACCTAGGTATGTATTTTATAACATTCCTGCGCAATGGTGTGGTGCGAGATCTGCGCAACGCGATGTATCAAAAGATTGTTCATTTGCCAATATCATTCTTTTCTGAGAAGCGCAAAGGTGATGTCATCGCTAGATCAACGAGTGACATCCATGAGGTGCAAAGCAGTTTTCTATCCATTCTCGAACTTATCGTCAAGGAACCGCTCAACATCATATTTACTTTAGGCGCCATGTTATTGTTGAGCATCAAGCTCACGATCTTTGTTTTGGTGTTCATTCCTGTAAGTGGTTACATTATCTCGCTGGTAGGTAAAAAATTAAAAAGCAAATCGCTCAAGGTGCAGCGCGAGCAAGGAACATTTTTATCTCTGCTGGAAGAAACTCTTGGTGGGCTTAAGGTTATCAAAGGATTCAATGCTGAAAGTCGAATGACTGATACTTTTCAAGACAGTACGCAGCGACTGTATCGTCATAGCAATAGTTTGAGTTTGCGTAAAAATCTAGCCAGTCCAGTGAGTGAATTTCTAGGTATTCTCGTGATCGGTGTTCTCCTATGGTTTGGTGGTAGAATGGTACTGTTGGATGGCACTATCAACGGTTCTACATTCATTACCTTTATGGGACTTGCTTACGGTATTTTGACGCCAGCAAAAGCGCTTTCAAAGGCAAGTTATGACGTCAAGAAAGGTAATGCCAGTGCAGAGCGTGTTCTGCAGATTTTGCATACCAAAAACCACATAAAAGATCGTGACGATGCTGTTGAGATATCCGCTTTCGCGAAAGCGGTACAAATCAAAAACCTATCCTTTGCCTATGAGGATGAGAACGTCTTGACCAATTTCTCGCTAGACATTCCTATTGGGTCCACCGTGGCGCTGGTAGGTCAATCAGGTAGTGGAAAAAGTACCATAGCAAATCTTGTAACCCGATTTTATGATGTGAGTGAAGGAACGATCGAGATCGATGGTCATAATATTAAGGATGTGACTCTTAAAAGTTTGCGAGATCAGATGGCAATTGTGACGCAAGACTCTATTCTTTTTAACGATACGGTCGCAGTCAACGTGGCACTGAGCAATAAAAATGCAAGCAATGAAGAAGTCATCGAGGCACTCAAAATCGCTAACGCATGGGAATTTGTATCGCAACTACCAGAAGGTATCCATACCAACATAGGTGATAGCGGTAATAAATTAAGTGGTGGTCAAAAACAGCGATTGAGCATTGCCCGCGCCGTTCTTAAAAATGCACCAATTCTAGTACTCGACGAGGCGACAAGTGCTCTGGATACTGAAAGTGAACGACTGGTTCAAGATGCGCTTGAAAAAGTCATGAAAGACCGTACGTCTATTGTAATCGCTCACCGATTGAGTACCATTCAAAAAGCAGATCACATCGTGGTCATGAGCCGTGGCGAGATTGTAGAACAAGGAACTCACGAGGAATTGATTGCACAACAAGGTGCGTATGCTAATCTTGTGAATATGCAGAGTTTGGCTTAGGTTATGGATCAAATCTTCCATGAATTTGAGGATGATGTATCCCATATCACATTGCCTGAAAAATTCAATTTCCCATTTTACTATGAGCCGCATGAACTCGCAGTAAAAGCTGCCAGCGAGCTGCAAGATTATCTAAGCAAGCAACCTTGGTTTACCAAAGGTAGTGCGCAGGAAAGCGGTAAGATGTTCGGCGTTCTGGTGGTGAAAAGAGATGATGACTCGTTAGGTTTTTTGGCTTCGTTTTCAGGTAAGTTGGCTGGTGAGACTACGCAGCCTTATTTTGTACCACCAGTGTATGAGCTGGAACGAGTTGATCAATTTTTTAAACTGGAAACGGACAAGCTTGACGCGCTCACCGCACAATTACAAGAATTAGAAAATGATCCTGCAAGCATTGAATTGATACGATCATTTGAATCTACAAGATCACGACACGCTAGCCGGATAGAACAAGAACAGCTGCGCATCAAACGCATCAAGAGAGAACGACGCAAGTTCTTAAGGTCACAAGAAGCCGTACTTAATGCACAAGAGTTTGAACAGCTCACGGCCCAACAACGCCAATTAAGTCTTAATAACAACTTCTTTCTTAGAGAGTATGAAGAATATCTAGATCAAACAATTCAGCCATTAGAAAAATCCTATAGCTATCTAATCGCTAGAATAACTGATCTAAAAACGAGACGTCGCGATGGATCCAACTGGTTGCAGGATTGGTTGTTTGATCAGTATAACTTCCTGAATGGCAGCAGTGAGGTCAAAAATGTAAAAGCCTTATTTAAAAACAGAACACCAGACATGCCACCAGCAGGAACTGGTGATTGTGCTGCACCCAAGTTATTACAGTATGCTTACCAGCATAACTTCACTCCTATCACCATGGCAGAATTCTGGTATGGACCATCGCCAGCTTCCAAAATCAGGAAACATGGGAATTACTATCCAGCTTGTCGCAGCAAGTGTGAGCCAGTTCTGGAGTTCATGCTACATGGTCTTGCGGTAGATGATAACCCGCTTTTGGAAAATCCTGCGGTTGATAAAGAGTTAGAAATTATCTATGAAGACCAGCACATGCTCGCCATTGTTAAACCGGCCGAATTCCTATCAGTTCCTGGTAAGACCATAAGTGATTGTGTGCAATCTAGAATGAAAGCTGCTTATCCTGATGCCACTGGTCCCATGATTGTTCATAGGCTGGACATGAGCACCTCTGGAATTATGCTTATTGCCAAAACGCTGGAAGCCTATCACCACCTACAGCAGCAATTCATAAAACGTACGATCACCAAAAGATATACCGCTGTGCTTGTTGGAGTACCTAAGAAAGATAACGGCTTTATTGACTTGCCCATGCGTGTAGATCTCGATAATAGGCCTTATCAACTAGTAGATCATGAGTATGGCAAATCTGCTCGCACCAAATATAAAGTTATAGGACAGTCTGATAAGCAAACACTCATTCATTTCTTTCCAATTACTGGCCGTACACATCAATTGAGAGTTCATGCAGCGCATCGTGATGGATTGAACGCTCCTATAAAAGGCGATGATCTCTATGGGACAACATCAGATAGAATGTACTTGCACGCAGATCGTATTGTGTTTGTTCATCCAGCAAGCAATGAATCTATTGTTTTAGAGTCACCATCAGGATTTGGCGTATAAAAAAATCTGCAAGAAATAATTCCTGCAGATTTCTAATAATATTTATCACTTATTATAGTACGAGACTAAGTGCTATGATTACTTGTTCTGGTCTGGTATCGATTCTTACATTGTCAAACATATCATTTGCATAACGCGCTTCATTCTCATTGAGACCACGCTCATAACGCACGTCAACACCTAGATTACCTAGATTCACGCCTACTCCAAATTGAAGACCAACCGTGAAATCATCTTGTGCATCACGCAGATCAAAGTTTACTGCACCAGTATCAAAATCTGTATCTAGAATATATTGCAGCGATGGACCAGCAAAAACATGCAATGGACCTAACACCTCAAGGCCTACCAATATTGGAGCGTCAAGTTTTTTAACCTCAAAGTCACCAGCGTTGTACTCACTATTTAATTTTGTGTATATAAGTTCTGGTCTGAAATATATCGGGCCAAGATCTACTTTACCAAAAACACCGACATGATATCCTACTCGATCGTCTGGATTTTCAGTAATGTTATTAAAATTGTCTTGAAAATCACCAACAGACCCATAGTTGAGTCCACCTTTGATCCCGAAGCCACCATCTGTCTGGGCATAGCTCAATCCTGCTAACAATAGGGTTGCTGCAATAAATAAATTTTTCATAGTATAAGGGTTTATAAAAGCAAAACGCTTAGTTCATAATTTTATTGACTAATAATTATGCCAAAAACTTAAAGACGGTATCTTTCTTCAAGGATAAAGTTAATTAGTTCCCTAAATATTTCGGATATTGCTAGAATAGTATATATTTGTACATACAATTAATACAAATACAATAGATGAGTAATAAGGTTGTTGATATTCCGCTTTCGCGAAAGCTAATCACCACGCTAATTAAAAAAGGCGCAGGGATGACTGAAGCTATTGCGAGTGTCTTGAAAGAGGAAAAACTGACAATCCAACAATTCAATGTGTTGCGTATTCTACGTGGCCGAAAAGGCGAACCTGCAACGCTACAAGATGTAAGTAAGAATATGTTACATGCAAATTCTAATACCACACGTGTTATTGACAAGCTTGTTGACAAGAAGTATGTTGAGCGCGTACAATGTTGTGATGATAGAAGGCAAATCCAGCTCACTATTACAAAAACAGGCCTTTCCCTACTTAAAAGATTGGATCAAAAAGTAGATGATAAAGAAAATGCCTTGCTTGATAATATGTCTTTGAATGACAAAAAGACTTTGACCGATCTATTGGAAAAACTATAAAAATTTATTTTAATACTTGTATATACAATTAGTTCCTAAACAATTAAATCATGAATGTAATTTTTAAAACCGCTGTCGTTCTAGCCGTTGTTGCTAGCACCAGCACAATCTCAAACAAAATGAAAACAGTAAACACAAACAAGAGCACGGTCACATGGACTGGTAAAAAGTTAGGCGGTAGCCATAATGGTACCATCAAATTGAAATCTGGCGATCTGCAATTTAATGATAGTAAGGTCACCGGCGGTAATTTCACCATCGATATGACCACCATTGATGTCACTGACCTAACGGGTGAAAATAAAACTAAGCTAGAAGGTCACTTGAAAAGCGATGATTTCTTTGCTACTAGTACTCACGAGGAAGCAACCCTTGTCTTTACAAATGTCAAGGAAAAAAGTCCTCAAGTTTATGAGGTAACCGGTGATTTGACGATCAAGGGTATTACTAATCCAATCACATTTGATCTACAGGCTAACGATTCTAGCGCAACTACACAACTTAATATCGACCGTAGTAAATACGACGTGAAATACGGATCAAAGAGTTTCTTTAAAGGTCTAGGTGACAATTTTATCTATGATAACTTTGAAGTAGATGTCAAACTAGTTTATTAGAAAGAAACTTCAAACTGTAAAATTGAGAAACGGAAGCCTGGTGAGGGCTTCCGTTTTTTGTTTGTGAAGAGTGCGTCTAATACATGCAAGCAAACACTCTAGAGCAAGTAATAACGCTAGAGCCATGGTCAAAATCCAGCGAGGCAACTACAATTGTATTTAATTTTATTTTAATTTTCTATTCACTCTCCTGTATCATAGAAAAACTGCTCTTTCCATATTTTGCCGTCTTTTACCTGATAAACAGCTAATTCGTTCATTTGTGAACGCTGGCCGCTAGGTTTGTGAGTGGTGTCCATCCAGATATTGACGACAAAATGATTGTCCGCCACCATAGGGTCGCTGTATTTATTGCCGTGCACTTCAAAATTTTCTTCCCACCACTGCCCTTTTTTCTGTATGCCGTCCATGCCGTGGACTTCTTTCATGGGCTCTGACATTTCTATGCTGGTGATTTCTGGGCTGTACAATTCCTGATAAGCCTTATCTTCTTGATTATTGCGACAGTATTCCACGAGCTTGTTAGCCACTTCTTGAGTATTCATAATATTTTGGTTTTTAGGTTGTATTAAAGATATAAAATATTGATAAACAAGAGATTTGAATAATCTGATTGACAGATAACTAAATGGAAACTTTCTTGAACAAACCAGCCGCCTGAACGATCTTTGTACCATGGAAACAGCTAGCAAAACAACACTAGGACTCAACCTACCTACAGATCCTCGATGGGTAGATCTAGCAGCCATGAGCTTGCAGGATATATTGACAGATCATGCTTTTTGCGAGCAAAAAGCTGCTAGCACCATGATATCTATGGTACAAATGCACAGCGATAAACCAGAATTGGTAGAAGCTCTTGCACCTGTAGTTACAGAGGAATGGGGACACTTTAGAATGGTATTGGCCGAATTAAAAAAGCGCGGAATGACGCTAGGTCTCCAACGACCTGACGACTACATCAAGACGTTGATGAAAGGAAAACCTAAGGGTCAAAGCCGTGAGTGGCTGTTCCTAGATCAGCTATTGATTTGTGCATTGATAGAGGCGAGAAGCTGTGAGCGATTTAAAATGTTATCTCAACAACTTGAAGATGAAGGCTTGAAGAAATTCTATCATCAATTCATGGTGGCGGAAGCTGCTCATTACAGATTGTTTCTTGACTTAGGAAAAACTTATTTTCCAGAGGAACGCGTCATGAACCGCTGGCAATATTGGCTGGATTACGAGGCCTCTTTTCTTAAAGATCTAGAAGTGCGCGGTGATAGGATGCATTGATTGAGACAGTTGACAGTTGACAGTTGACAGTAAAATATAGTTTATTGAATTTCCATACCATTAGATCAGCCTTTAATCTGAGTCAGTATCAAGAAGAATATATAATATGTTTACCATAAAAAGTTACCGTCGCTGGCTGCGCGCATCCATCGTGATAATTTACCTCATCATTATCGCTGGTGCCGTGGTGCGCATGACGGGTAGTGGTATGGGCTGTCCAGATTGGCCTAAGTGTTTTGGCTACTGGATACCACCTACTGAGGAAACAGAACTGGAATTCTCACCTGATACACATTATAAAAAAGGAATGGTCATCATCATCAATGAAGAATTGCGTGTGGCTCGTGAGGACTTTTTTACAGGCAACACCTATCAAGAAATCGATTGGAAACCCTATATCAAACATGACTACAGCGTCTTCAATAAGTTCCACACTTGGACAGAATATATTAATAGACTGATAGGCGCACTAGGTGGACTGGTTGTGTTATTCACTGCTGTGGTCTCATTACAATTCTGGAGATCACGTAAGAAACTGACTATTCTCACCGTCGTAGCACTGCTAGCGATGCTCATACAAGCAGTTATTGGCAAGATTGTAGTAGACACCTTACTATCACCAGTACTTATTACCATTCACATGATTGTAGCATTGCTCATCGTTGGACTGCTTATTTATCTATTGCACGAGGTCTTACCTGTCGATTCACGTTACTACAATAAAGGCAATCTGTCACGATGGATGTTAATCATCATCGCAATGACCTTTATTCAAGTTGCCATGGGAACGCAGGTGCGTCAGTACATAGATCATCAAGTAGATTTGTTCGGCTATCCTTTGAGTAGCGCCTGGTTAGAAAACGGACCGCTGATATTCTTGATACATCGTAGTTATTCGATTTTATTGGTGCTTGTGCATATAGCAGTAAGCTACATAGCCATAAAAAAATACAAGCATCCCAAACGATCGTATTTTTCTCTTAATGCACTGATTTTGATCACGATCTTGAGTGGCGTATTAATGAATTATGTGGATTTCCCGCTAGGTTCGCAAGCCGCGCATCTCGTAACGGCATCACTCATTTTGGGACTACAGTTTTATCTATGGATGCGCCTGCGTACAGCTGCAAGATTATCTGTAGCAGCAACCTCATAGAGACGAGCTACCACACTTAAAAATCTTATATTTGCCACCCTTAAAATCAAGCACATGATTTATCGATTAAGAGCCATTCTTGATGCCACTCAAGATGTCTTTAGAGATATAGAAATTGAAGAAACCGCAAGTCTGGAAGACCTGCATAATGTCATTATGCAATCCTTTCAACTGCAAGGTGATGAAATGGCCAGTTTTTATGCCAGTGATGATGAGTGGAATCAAGGCGAGGAATATTGCCTGTTTGATATGAGTGATGGCCTGTCGCCTGTTAAGAAAATGTGTGATACACCTCTTAGCGATGCCATGAGCAAATCCAAGACTAAGATGATCTATGTCTATGATTTTCTCAATATGTGGACTTTTCTCATTGAGTTGGCAGATGTTGCTGGCGCTGTAGATGGCACGGCTTATCCGCAAGTGATTTTTGCCATAGGTGAGTTACCAGACTCGCCACCAGACAAGGAATTTGAAGCAGATCCTCGCTTCCATGATGATGAGGATAATGATGATGAATATGGCGATGATGAGGAGTTTTATGAGGATTATGACGATAACGAGTTTTACTAGACCACTATGATCAACCTGTACAATACTAGAATTGAGGAACTCGCGATCCATCGTGTAGGTAACAAGAATAAAGGTGAGATGCTGCTCACGTCAAGTAATAAGACGCCGCTGGATGACGAGATGCACTCGTTGCTCAAGGAATATTTCTTGAAACCATTCCGCAGTAAGGAAGAGGCCTATTACAGTTTTACCCATGAACAGGATCTAGAGTTTCATGATATGTACGCTTTCGCGAAAGCGATATTCAATACACCATCATCACTACTAGAAAATTCTAAGAATGCCGCCAAGCATCTATATCAACAGTCGGTGCATCCACATATACGCAGCGGCGAGTTGTATGTGTGTTACCTCACTGGACTCATGCTAGACAATAATAAAGTTGATGCAATAGGATTATTCAAGAGCGAGATCAAACAAGATTTTTTACAGTTTGAAGAAGGCGAGTTAGATCTCAAGATGATCCTACAGCAAGGTGTCAACCTCAACAAACTAGACAAGGGCGCCATCATATTTAATGTCGAAGAAGAACAAGGATACAAGATCCTATCGGTTGATAGCAACAGATATGACGCTAAATACTGGCTAGAGGATTTTCTAGGTGTAGACGTTTTTGAGGATGAAAATTTCTTCACAAAGAAATATTTGAAATTCTGTCAGGACTTTGCCAAGGACGTTGTTCTGCCTGCCGAAGACAAAAAAGAAGAAGTTATGTTCATGAACAGATCTATGAACTATTTTGCCAAAAATGATGACTTTGAAGAGACAAAATTCCTGAACGAGACGCTGGAAAACCCAGAGCTTATTCCAGAGTTTAAACACTATAAGACTGAGAAAGGACCTAAGTATTCTATTGAGGACGTTTCTACTTTCCCTATTTCAAATACTGCGGTAAGCGCGGCGCGCAAAGGAATAAGGAGTGTTATCAATCTAGACACACATGTACAGATCAAGATGGATTTCACCAACAGCGACAGTGCCGAAAAATTTATTGAGAAAGGCTGGGACGAGGAACGACAAATGTATTATTACCTCGTGTACTTTAACCGCGAGGAAAAGAAGTAGTCCACTACTCTGCCGAGTAATTACGTCTTATAAATTCAAGTGCCGTATTGAGAACTGAACCCATGGTGCGACAGGTTTTGAACTTGATATCACCCGTGTAATTATGCAATTCTCTTTTAAGCTGTTTGAGCTTCGCAGTTTCTGATATATTGTCTGCACGCATACATTTAATCAATGCTTTATATCTGGATTGGGTGTTAATCAAACGTTTTGCAATCAAGGCTCGTTCTTCCTTTTTGTATTGCTCTATGCTTTCGTTTTTCAAACAATCGGCTACATTCATGACCATAGGCACATTTTCCTTAAAAAATTGTGGCCTGTAAACCTTCATTCGACCTTCATAACATTGCTGGTCAAAGTCAATAGCTCTTATCGCATAGCTCACGCGATCAAAGTCGTGTGTTGGGATAATGACATAATTGTAAGCCCGCATATCACCCAATAAACGTATCAAACAACGCTCATTGAACTTGACAAATTCCTTGGCAATTTGCGTGCGTTCTTGATGATCGCAGGCCTCTAGATAATCCTCGATAAATTCGTCACCAGGAATTCCGGCTATATGTTCTTCTATGAGTGTATCATTACTAACTAAAAAGTTTATACGGTGCGGCGATAGCAAGTGCTCCAACTCAAGACCATACACTCTGGACGAATCAGCTTTCTTAACATAGAAATAGGTATGACCGTCATTCAAGATATTTCTGATCTTGATGCGGAATGGCTTAGTATTACCAAACGTGCAGTAATCCACAGCATCCACGCTTAAGAACTCCAGTGACTGGTCGCGACCATCACTGTGTAGGATGTCATAGATATGCTTTAAATCACGATCAATATGCTCTCGCTCATGATCTGGATAATAGCAACGCACCCAGAGTGTATCGTCATCATTTTTATCATATACGGTTACCGCGCCTTGAAACCTCAAGAGGTCATCATAAGAAACTGAGATCTTTGACTCACGATTGTATTTTTTTAAGTAAGCTTGCAACGGTTGATTGATAGCAAACGTGGGCTTTTTGCGAGATAACAACTTATCATCGGCAATATCTATGTTCATTCTCGTAACATTTCTAATTTGTAACAGTCACATAATACAACAAAAACTTTATCCGTGGAACAAATCCTGCAAATAACCAATCTTTCCAAACATTACGGCGCTCTCAAAGCGGTCGATGATGTGAGCTTTACCATTGAAAAAGGCCATGTTTATGGCATATTAGGACCTAATGGTAGTGGTAAATCTACCACGCTGGGCATGGTGCTTAATGTCGTGAATCCTACTAGTGGTGATTATCAATGGTTTGGTGGTGGCGTGAGTAATCACGATGCGCTCAAGAGAATTGGTGCGATCATCGAGCGCCCTAATTTTTATCCCAGTATGGATGCGGTGCAAAATCTCAAACTTGTTTGCAAGATTAAAAATATTACCACTGATAAAATTAATGAGAAACTAGAGTTGGTGGGTTTGCTTTCGCGAAAGCATAGTCCCTTTAAAACATACTCGTTAGGTATGAAGCAGCGTCTTGCCATTGCAAGTGCCTTGCTCAATGATCCTGAAATACTAATTCTTGATGAGCCTACTAATGGGCTGGATCCACAAGGAATACGTGCTATACGTGATTTGATACAGCATATCTCGAGTAATGGCACCACCATATTGCTTGCCTCACACCTACTCGACGAGGTAGAAAAAGTATGTTCTCATGTAATCGTATTGCGTCAAGGAAATATGCTGTACAGCGGGCCAGTTGACGAGATGAATAGCACGCACGGCACCATCCTTATTGATGCGTCAGATCGTGGTGGCTTGAAATATTTTATAAGCCAGCAATCGTACGCTGGAAGTATAGAAGAACTAGTCGATGGGTTTGAAGTAATGCTTTTGAGCGACATCGACACAGCGCAAGTCAATAAAGACGCTGTACAAGCAGGAATTTATCTCAACAAGTTGCTGTTAAAAAAACAGAGCCTTGAAGATCAATTCATTGAATTAACCAACAACCAACCACAAGCATCATGATTAGATTATTAGATATAGAATTTCATAAATTCAGGAATAGCCGCAGTAGTAAGGTATTAACGATCATTTACCTGTGTATCGTCGTGTTAATGATGCTCACTGGAATCATACGCTTAGAGTTCAATGGTTTCAGTGGTAGTTTTTCAGATTTGGGAATTTTCAATTTCCCACTAGTATGGCACATAAGTACTTATTTCACTAGTTTCTTAAAAATTTTCATAGCTATTGTGATCGTATCACTCACGGCAAGTGAATACAGTAACCGTACTATAAAACAAAATTTAATTGATGGACTGAGTAAGA
This window harbors:
- a CDS encoding phospho-sugar mutase, producing MDKEHILKVAQAWTQAPFDAQTIATTQQLIDSQSDEYLESFYKDLEFGTGGMRGIMGIGTNRINKYTLGKNTQGLATYLKTSFPGEQLKVAIAYDCRHNSKELAQVVAQVLSANDIQVLLFEDLRPTPLLSYTVKARNCHAGIVLTASHNPPEYNGYKVYWQDGGQLVPPQDKELLQTINDTQFADIKFDGDNDTIELLGDDADAAFIKDSVKAGKVAGDVDRSKVKVVFTSLHGTSITILPDTLEAAGYTDVNIVQEQAKPDGDFPTVESPNPEEPEALALAVQLANKIHADIVIGTDPDSDRLGIAVRDNDHKLLLLNGNQTMIAMTAFLLEQTELTNKKDPFIGSTIVSTPMMKDLAAGFNVECKEGLTGFKWIAQMIQNHPNQDFIGGGEESFGYMVGDFVRDKDAVTASLLACELLAFAKAKKTTPYNYLLELYVKYGCYQERLVSLVKKGISGAQEIKQMMIELRDNPPQEIAGFKVSRIEDYQSGSSLNTATGNKENIELPSSNVLIFYLENGSKIAARPSGTEPKIKFYISVKEELDHADNYDVVKSQLDQQIDAILNSLQVN
- a CDS encoding ABC transporter ATP-binding protein, translating into MNYFKEILQYAKPYKAYGIGNIISNIFYALFSTLSFLALIPVLQVLFEETDQVFEKPVWTGIATARDFLEGYVNYYVSVVADNDKQQALIIMIVLVLSMFLLKNVFSYLGMYFITFLRNGVVRDLRNAMYQKIVHLPISFFSEKRKGDVIARSTSDIHEVQSSFLSILELIVKEPLNIIFTLGAMLLLSIKLTIFVLVFIPVSGYIISLVGKKLKSKSLKVQREQGTFLSLLEETLGGLKVIKGFNAESRMTDTFQDSTQRLYRHSNSLSLRKNLASPVSEFLGILVIGVLLWFGGRMVLLDGTINGSTFITFMGLAYGILTPAKALSKASYDVKKGNASAERVLQILHTKNHIKDRDDAVEISAFAKAVQIKNLSFAYEDENVLTNFSLDIPIGSTVALVGQSGSGKSTIANLVTRFYDVSEGTIEIDGHNIKDVTLKSLRDQMAIVTQDSILFNDTVAVNVALSNKNASNEEVIEALKIANAWEFVSQLPEGIHTNIGDSGNKLSGGQKQRLSIARAVLKNAPILVLDEATSALDTESERLVQDALEKVMKDRTSIVIAHRLSTIQKADHIVVMSRGEIVEQGTHEELIAQQGAYANLVNMQSLA
- a CDS encoding RluA family pseudouridine synthase — its product is MDQIFHEFEDDVSHITLPEKFNFPFYYEPHELAVKAASELQDYLSKQPWFTKGSAQESGKMFGVLVVKRDDDSLGFLASFSGKLAGETTQPYFVPPVYELERVDQFFKLETDKLDALTAQLQELENDPASIELIRSFESTRSRHASRIEQEQLRIKRIKRERRKFLRSQEAVLNAQEFEQLTAQQRQLSLNNNFFLREYEEYLDQTIQPLEKSYSYLIARITDLKTRRRDGSNWLQDWLFDQYNFLNGSSEVKNVKALFKNRTPDMPPAGTGDCAAPKLLQYAYQHNFTPITMAEFWYGPSPASKIRKHGNYYPACRSKCEPVLEFMLHGLAVDDNPLLENPAVDKELEIIYEDQHMLAIVKPAEFLSVPGKTISDCVQSRMKAAYPDATGPMIVHRLDMSTSGIMLIAKTLEAYHHLQQQFIKRTITKRYTAVLVGVPKKDNGFIDLPMRVDLDNRPYQLVDHEYGKSARTKYKVIGQSDKQTLIHFFPITGRTHQLRVHAAHRDGLNAPIKGDDLYGTTSDRMYLHADRIVFVHPASNESIVLESPSGFGV
- a CDS encoding porin family protein; the protein is MKNLFIAATLLLAGLSYAQTDGGFGIKGGLNYGSVGDFQDNFNNITENPDDRVGYHVGVFGKVDLGPIYFRPELIYTKLNSEYNAGDFEVKKLDAPILVGLEVLGPLHVFAGPSLQYILDTDFDTGAVNFDLRDAQDDFTVGLQFGVGVNLGNLGVDVRYERGLNENEARYANDMFDNVRIDTRPEQVIIALSLVL
- a CDS encoding MarR family winged helix-turn-helix transcriptional regulator; this translates as MSNKVVDIPLSRKLITTLIKKGAGMTEAIASVLKEEKLTIQQFNVLRILRGRKGEPATLQDVSKNMLHANSNTTRVIDKLVDKKYVERVQCCDDRRQIQLTITKTGLSLLKRLDQKVDDKENALLDNMSLNDKKTLTDLLEKL